Proteins encoded within one genomic window of Ovis aries strain OAR_USU_Benz2616 breed Rambouillet chromosome 1, ARS-UI_Ramb_v3.0, whole genome shotgun sequence:
- the AQP12A gene encoding aquaporin-12A isoform X1: MAGLNVSLCFFLATFALCQAVRRAAKALLPGGTYAHFAREAAGTAQLGACCLEMRMLVELGPWALGFGPDLLLTLVFLLLLVHGATLDGASANPTVSLQRFLLAEASLPSTLLELVAQALGVQAAGALTRLYWAWGLSDLHVLQSLMDPHCSSALRTAAPHGALLEGSCAFLLHLALLRLQGSRAVHRAPAVALLLTAAAGTAGPLTSAFLNPTLAASVTFRCSGHSLLEYIQVYWLGPVTGMLLAVLLYHGRLPRLFQRNLLYSQKSKYRVPRGRPVPGPGGSQTPKEGSRGRGPP; the protein is encoded by the exons ATGGCTGGTCTGAACGTGTCCCTCTGCTTCTTCCTCGCCACCTTTGCCCTCTGCCAGGCGGTCAGGAGGGCAGCCAAGGCCCTGCTCCCCGGGGGCACCTACGCCCACTTTGCCCGGGAGGCGGCGGGCACGGCCCAGCTAGGGGCCTGCTGCCTGGAGATGCGGATGCTGGTGGAGCTCGGACCCTGGGCGCTGGGCTTCGGCCCCGACCTCCTGCTGACCTTGGTCTTCCTGCTCCTCCTGGTGCACGGGGCCACCCTGGACGGGGCCTCGGCCAACCCCACGGTGTCCCTGCAGCGGTTCCTCCTGGCTGAGGCCTCTCTGCCCAGCACGCTGCTGGAGCTGGTGGCGCAGGCGCTGGGCGTGCAGGCAGCCGGCGCCCTGACGCGGCTCTACTGGGCCTGGGGGCTCAGCGACCTGCACGTGCTGCAGAGCCTCATGGACCCGCACTGCAGCTCGGCGCTGCGCACGGCCGCGCCCCACGGCGCCCTGCTCGAGGGCTCCTGCGCCTTCCTGCTGCACCTGGCGCTCCTCCGCCTCCAGGGCAGCCGCGCCGTCCACAGGGCGCCGGCCGTGGCCCTGCTGCTCACCGCCGCGGCCGGCACAG CCGGGCCCCTGACGTCCGCCTTCCTGAACCCCACACTGGCTGCCTCGGTCACCTTCCGCTGCTCGGGGCACAGCTTGCTGGAGTACATCCAGGTGTACTGGCTGGGCCCCGTGAcag GCATGCTCCTGGCCGTCCTGCTGTATCACGGCCGCCTCCCTCGCCTTTTCCAGAGGAACCTGCTCTACAGTCAGAAGAGCAAGTACCGGGTCCCCAGAGGGAGGCCTGTCCCGGGGCCTGGAGGCAGCCAGACGCCTAAAGAGGGGAGCAGAGGACGGGGGCCCCCGTAG
- the AQP12A gene encoding aquaporin-12A isoform X2, with protein sequence MAGLNVSLCFFLATFALCQAVRRAAKALLPGGTYAHFAREAMRMLVELGPWALGFGPDLLLTLVFLLLLVHGATLDGASANPTVSLQRFLLAEASLPSTLLELVAQALGVQAAGALTRLYWAWGLSDLHVLQSLMDPHCSSALRTAAPHGALLEGSCAFLLHLALLRLQGSRAVHRAPAVALLLTAAAGTAGPLTSAFLNPTLAASVTFRCSGHSLLEYIQVYWLGPVTGMLLAVLLYHGRLPRLFQRNLLYSQKSKYRVPRGRPVPGPGGSQTPKEGSRGRGPP encoded by the exons ATGGCTGGTCTGAACGTGTCCCTCTGCTTCTTCCTCGCCACCTTTGCCCTCTGCCAGGCGGTCAGGAGGGCAGCCAAGGCCCTGCTCCCCGGGGGCACCTACGCCCACTTTGCCCGGGAGGCG ATGCGGATGCTGGTGGAGCTCGGACCCTGGGCGCTGGGCTTCGGCCCCGACCTCCTGCTGACCTTGGTCTTCCTGCTCCTCCTGGTGCACGGGGCCACCCTGGACGGGGCCTCGGCCAACCCCACGGTGTCCCTGCAGCGGTTCCTCCTGGCTGAGGCCTCTCTGCCCAGCACGCTGCTGGAGCTGGTGGCGCAGGCGCTGGGCGTGCAGGCAGCCGGCGCCCTGACGCGGCTCTACTGGGCCTGGGGGCTCAGCGACCTGCACGTGCTGCAGAGCCTCATGGACCCGCACTGCAGCTCGGCGCTGCGCACGGCCGCGCCCCACGGCGCCCTGCTCGAGGGCTCCTGCGCCTTCCTGCTGCACCTGGCGCTCCTCCGCCTCCAGGGCAGCCGCGCCGTCCACAGGGCGCCGGCCGTGGCCCTGCTGCTCACCGCCGCGGCCGGCACAG CCGGGCCCCTGACGTCCGCCTTCCTGAACCCCACACTGGCTGCCTCGGTCACCTTCCGCTGCTCGGGGCACAGCTTGCTGGAGTACATCCAGGTGTACTGGCTGGGCCCCGTGAcag GCATGCTCCTGGCCGTCCTGCTGTATCACGGCCGCCTCCCTCGCCTTTTCCAGAGGAACCTGCTCTACAGTCAGAAGAGCAAGTACCGGGTCCCCAGAGGGAGGCCTGTCCCGGGGCCTGGAGGCAGCCAGACGCCTAAAGAGGGGAGCAGAGGACGGGGGCCCCCGTAG